The proteins below are encoded in one region of Planctopirus limnophila DSM 3776:
- a CDS encoding permease — protein MQQQRDLAPSPSGGSALSAEPFRWFVPRDLDGFFGLFVDNLVQLILIVTLCGAMCGMSGEAAFLLYQRILPGVAVSLLVGNLFYAWQARQLARRTGRNDVTALPYGINTPSLLVYVFFVMVPAYVAATSKGASSVTAAEQAWRVGLVACLGSGLIEFCGAFVAESVRRRTPRAALLSTLAGIAIGFISMSFTLQLIQKPLIAMLPLAIVLVTYFSRVSFPWRLPGGFVSLLAGVLLAWGLTFLHQVWADGPVWIARHALNSSAVRESWQVIGFAPPQLWLGDLWQVVADPGQWLGLLSVIIPMGLFNLLGSLQNIESAEAAGDAYDTKSSLAMNGLGTLAAAAFGSCFPTTIYIGHPGWKGLGARAGYSIINGVVITILCVTGTVALIQSLVPIEAGVPIVLWIGVVITAQAFVACPPAHAPAVAIGLFPAIAAWGMTVVQGAFLVAGGVTMQSLLSKDFSQQVNGFLLHGLISMERGYIFTCVILATIAVELIERRFLRAACWSSIGAIFAGAGLTHSYQLSGNLVDFLFAGSRAPEGSMLYHATDVAIGYGLMAIVFLFFAFRKVESVPEQAPVLTESDAHRSLEFH, from the coding sequence ATGCAACAACAGCGTGATCTGGCACCTTCCCCAAGTGGTGGCTCGGCCCTTTCAGCAGAACCATTTCGCTGGTTTGTACCACGCGATCTGGACGGTTTTTTCGGATTGTTCGTCGATAATCTCGTCCAGTTGATTCTGATCGTGACGTTATGCGGTGCCATGTGCGGCATGAGCGGTGAAGCGGCTTTTCTGCTCTACCAGAGAATTCTGCCCGGGGTGGCAGTCAGTTTGCTGGTCGGAAATCTGTTTTATGCGTGGCAAGCCCGACAACTGGCCAGACGAACCGGCCGCAATGACGTGACGGCTTTACCCTATGGGATCAACACCCCTTCATTACTGGTCTATGTCTTCTTTGTGATGGTGCCAGCGTATGTGGCAGCGACATCCAAAGGAGCCAGCTCTGTCACTGCGGCAGAACAGGCCTGGCGAGTGGGATTGGTGGCTTGCCTGGGCTCTGGCTTGATTGAGTTCTGCGGGGCATTTGTGGCGGAATCTGTTCGCAGAAGAACGCCCCGGGCAGCATTGTTATCCACGCTGGCAGGGATCGCCATTGGCTTTATCTCCATGAGCTTCACACTGCAACTTATTCAGAAACCACTGATCGCCATGCTGCCACTGGCCATCGTGCTGGTGACCTACTTTTCGCGAGTCTCGTTTCCGTGGCGACTTCCGGGCGGTTTTGTTTCGTTACTGGCCGGCGTGCTGCTCGCATGGGGATTGACGTTTTTGCATCAGGTCTGGGCTGATGGACCAGTCTGGATCGCGCGTCATGCCTTGAATTCAAGTGCCGTTCGTGAATCTTGGCAAGTGATAGGATTTGCGCCACCGCAGTTGTGGCTTGGTGATCTGTGGCAGGTGGTGGCTGATCCGGGGCAGTGGCTGGGACTGCTCTCTGTGATTATCCCGATGGGGTTATTTAATCTGTTAGGAAGCTTGCAGAACATTGAATCAGCAGAGGCTGCGGGCGATGCATACGACACGAAATCATCTCTCGCGATGAATGGGCTGGGGACTTTGGCTGCGGCAGCATTTGGCAGTTGTTTTCCCACGACCATTTACATTGGGCATCCCGGCTGGAAAGGCTTAGGAGCCAGGGCCGGATACTCGATCATCAATGGGGTGGTGATCACTATTCTCTGTGTCACAGGGACTGTGGCGCTCATTCAATCGTTAGTACCCATTGAAGCGGGCGTGCCGATTGTGCTCTGGATTGGCGTGGTCATTACGGCGCAGGCATTTGTGGCTTGTCCGCCAGCGCATGCACCAGCCGTGGCCATCGGGCTATTTCCTGCCATTGCAGCGTGGGGAATGACTGTCGTGCAGGGGGCGTTTCTCGTGGCTGGCGGAGTCACAATGCAGTCGCTGCTTAGCAAAGATTTCTCGCAACAGGTCAATGGTTTTCTGCTGCATGGTCTGATCTCCATGGAGCGGGGGTATATCTTTACCTGCGTCATTCTCGCGACCATTGCGGTAGAACTGATTGAGCGAAGGTTTCTGCGGGCAGCCTGCTGGTCATCAATTGGAGCGATTTTTGCGGGAGCAGGCTTAACGCACAGCTACCAGCTTTCGGGGAATCTGGTCGATTTTTTGTTTGCAGGAAGCCGCGCACCGGAAGGATCCATGCTTTATCATGCTACGGATGTGGCCATCGGTTATGGATTGATGGCGATCGTGTTTCTGTTCTTTGCCTTTCGCAAGGTTGAAAGCGTGCCGGAGCAAGCTCCTGTTTTGACTGAGAGTGATGCCCATCGAAGTCTGGAGTTTCATTAA
- a CDS encoding alginate export family protein, translating to MKRTASSDVDDAPQDEEPRLVTEVFEQSSNGEFSLQSSEIFPASRTTQIPTPVALPVTAIIPAQKKPLAFPPPQVVNEPGPWKTLFYENDFSILQQPEHAWLPGEHLKNRQGSFLGEDWRVSAGGEIRFRYLQEKNRIRRGPATSEDYALIRWRNYVDVHYSDWVRAYAEILDGSVYGDQAARQGIDENRWDLTNAFVDFVLFADDETSSVFRYGRQEMLFGRQRLISPLDWSNSRRTFQGFRYLHKEGDWKLDLFTVNPVSASSGFNDPDIAGTNFDQPNYNVYFSGAYATYTGIENTVFEAYWMWMHNSEPRVGYADGSRHLVGTRAAHLIPVSDGIADDDRIWDLEIEGGYQFGTDIGDRVSAGFATTVIGHTWKRRPWQPRLSGLFYWSSGDIDPNDGIDNTFYTYFPLGHAYWALSDNVSGQNLIDYSLQLDVKPTTKMTAATAVHWMQLASGQDTGYQVNQVPFGTAGNGTGLGSALDIYGVYNFQPWWDLQAGYSWYWFGKYVERTIPRGDCTQFYIQTSLRY from the coding sequence GTGAAACGAACAGCCTCATCAGATGTCGATGACGCTCCGCAGGATGAAGAACCTCGTTTGGTGACGGAGGTTTTTGAACAGTCATCAAACGGTGAGTTCTCTCTGCAGAGTTCAGAGATCTTCCCGGCATCCCGTACAACGCAAATTCCTACGCCAGTGGCACTTCCAGTCACTGCCATCATCCCCGCCCAGAAAAAGCCATTGGCTTTTCCTCCACCTCAGGTCGTGAACGAACCGGGGCCTTGGAAGACATTGTTCTACGAGAATGACTTTTCCATCCTCCAGCAGCCAGAACACGCATGGCTGCCAGGTGAGCATTTGAAGAATCGGCAGGGAAGTTTTCTTGGGGAAGATTGGCGAGTTTCAGCCGGTGGTGAAATTCGCTTTCGTTATCTGCAGGAAAAAAACCGTATCCGGCGTGGGCCCGCCACATCCGAAGATTACGCATTAATCCGCTGGCGAAACTATGTTGACGTGCATTACAGCGATTGGGTTCGAGCCTATGCAGAAATACTGGACGGTTCGGTTTATGGCGATCAGGCCGCCCGCCAGGGAATTGATGAAAATCGCTGGGATCTGACGAACGCTTTTGTCGATTTCGTGCTTTTTGCTGATGACGAAACGTCCTCGGTCTTCAGGTATGGCCGGCAGGAGATGTTGTTCGGAAGGCAGCGGCTCATCTCGCCCCTCGATTGGTCGAACTCCCGGAGGACATTTCAAGGATTTCGATATCTCCACAAGGAAGGTGACTGGAAACTCGATTTGTTCACAGTGAATCCAGTCAGTGCGTCCTCAGGCTTTAATGATCCTGATATTGCCGGGACGAACTTTGATCAGCCGAACTACAACGTCTATTTCAGTGGGGCTTACGCAACCTACACAGGGATCGAAAACACAGTTTTTGAAGCTTACTGGATGTGGATGCATAACAGTGAACCTCGAGTGGGTTATGCCGATGGCAGTCGTCATCTGGTGGGAACACGGGCAGCCCATCTCATCCCCGTCTCGGATGGGATCGCTGACGATGACCGAATCTGGGATCTCGAAATCGAAGGGGGTTATCAGTTTGGGACAGATATCGGAGATCGGGTTTCTGCAGGATTTGCCACCACTGTGATCGGTCATACCTGGAAACGTCGCCCGTGGCAGCCTCGATTGTCGGGATTGTTTTACTGGAGTTCAGGCGATATCGATCCCAATGACGGCATCGACAATACGTTCTACACTTACTTTCCTTTAGGACATGCCTACTGGGCTCTCTCGGACAACGTCTCCGGGCAAAACCTGATTGACTATTCTCTCCAACTGGATGTGAAACCCACGACCAAAATGACGGCCGCAACGGCAGTTCACTGGATGCAACTCGCCAGCGGGCAGGATACCGGTTATCAGGTCAATCAGGTCCCTTTCGGCACCGCAGGGAATGGTACAGGACTCGGATCGGCTCTTGATATCTACGGTGTGTACAACTTCCAGCCGTGGTGGGATCTGCAGGCGGGCTACTCGTGGTACTGGTTCGGCAAGTATGTCGAGCGGACGATTCCCCGAGGTGACTGCACCCAGTTTTATATTCAGACTTCACTACGCTACTGA
- a CDS encoding fumarylacetoacetate hydrolase family protein — MYLGKVQLVDGEVRVALGEEGTWKLLDLLQVDHVRSLADILHAPDPLGLARYLVDGSLSPVPVEELKFLAPVDRQEVWAAGVTYRRSQVARMEESEAGASHYDKVYTAPRPEIFFKATPARVSGPGQALRVRSDSQWSVPEPELALVISPEGKLVGYTVGNDMSARDIEGENPLYLPQAKVYNQCCGLGPWVRLASNPLTLEGNAVRLKIRRDGQVVSQDETHLGMLKRSFSELIHWLTFENDVPQGAFLLTGTGIVPENNFSLEQGDEVSIEIEGIGTLTNPIVKAAAQA, encoded by the coding sequence ATGTATCTCGGCAAAGTCCAACTGGTCGATGGGGAAGTTCGTGTCGCACTGGGAGAAGAGGGAACCTGGAAGCTGCTGGATTTGTTGCAGGTCGATCATGTCCGCAGTCTGGCAGATATCCTGCATGCTCCCGATCCGTTGGGGTTGGCGCGATATCTGGTGGATGGGTCATTGAGCCCTGTACCAGTGGAAGAACTCAAATTCCTGGCCCCCGTTGACAGGCAGGAAGTCTGGGCAGCTGGTGTGACCTACCGGCGTAGTCAGGTCGCTCGTATGGAAGAGTCCGAAGCGGGTGCTTCGCATTACGACAAAGTCTATACAGCCCCCCGACCTGAGATTTTCTTCAAAGCCACACCAGCTCGAGTTTCGGGGCCTGGCCAGGCGTTAAGAGTTCGTTCAGATAGCCAATGGTCGGTTCCTGAACCCGAACTGGCTCTGGTGATTTCACCCGAAGGTAAACTGGTGGGCTACACCGTGGGCAATGATATGTCGGCACGGGATATCGAAGGTGAGAATCCTCTCTATTTGCCACAGGCTAAAGTCTATAACCAATGCTGCGGGCTGGGCCCCTGGGTACGACTGGCGAGCAACCCTTTAACACTGGAGGGGAACGCCGTTCGACTCAAGATCCGCCGCGATGGGCAGGTTGTCAGTCAGGATGAAACTCATCTGGGCATGCTCAAGCGATCTTTCAGCGAACTGATTCACTGGCTGACATTTGAGAATGATGTTCCCCAAGGTGCCTTCCTGCTGACAGGGACCGGGATTGTTCCTGAAAACAATTTCTCTCTGGAGCAGGGAGATGAAGTCTCGATTGAGATTGAAGGGATCGGGACATTAACCAACCCCATCGTGAAAGCTGCTGCTCAAGCCTGA
- the rdgB gene encoding RdgB/HAM1 family non-canonical purine NTP pyrophosphatase: protein MHLAESVVLSSRNRKKIGEVMELLAPWEIQVQGVSEFESIRDVAETGSTFAENADLKATTVARQLHRWTIAEDSGLCVPALGHAPGVYSARYAGEPSNDQRNNTKLLAEMSSLQGDDRAAYYVCHAVLSDPAGQIRVRVEGRCWGRILTQPSGDHGFGYDPLFLVPEYHLTFGQLAPAVKRHISHRARAFEQFIPQMIAVLQPH, encoded by the coding sequence ATGCACCTTGCTGAATCTGTCGTTCTTAGTAGCCGTAATCGCAAGAAAATTGGCGAAGTCATGGAACTGCTCGCCCCCTGGGAGATTCAGGTTCAGGGTGTTTCTGAATTTGAATCGATCCGGGATGTCGCAGAGACGGGGAGCACTTTTGCCGAGAATGCCGATCTCAAAGCGACGACGGTCGCCAGACAACTCCATCGTTGGACCATTGCTGAAGACAGCGGGCTATGTGTACCGGCCCTGGGCCATGCCCCCGGTGTTTACTCAGCACGCTATGCCGGTGAGCCCTCGAATGATCAGCGAAACAACACGAAGCTCCTGGCTGAAATGTCATCATTGCAAGGAGATGATCGCGCGGCGTACTACGTCTGCCATGCCGTCTTGAGTGATCCAGCGGGTCAGATTCGTGTCCGGGTGGAGGGTCGCTGCTGGGGAAGAATTCTGACCCAGCCCAGCGGTGACCATGGTTTTGGCTACGATCCACTCTTTCTCGTCCCCGAATATCACCTGACATTCGGGCAACTCGCCCCGGCTGTCAAAAGACACATCAGCCACAGAGCCCGTGCCTTTGAACAGTTCATCCCTCAGATGATCGCTGTGTTACAACCCCACTAA
- a CDS encoding pyridoxine 5'-phosphate synthase, whose protein sequence is MVEKTKLSVNVNKVALLRNSRHLGIPSVLRAASLCIAAGAEGITVHPRPDERHIRRSDVRELSALIRQHHPHIELNIEGNPLADGFLDLVFEVVPDQCTMVPDSPEQSTSDHGWNVLADREKLVPVLEKLRAAGIRSSLFLDPDVTQVAAAKEVGADRIELYTEPYASSYGKENAGEILEQYVATAKMALEHGLGVNAGHDLNLENLGKFLREVPAVLEVSIGHALIADALELGYATTVAAYRKVIREESVKTAG, encoded by the coding sequence ATGGTTGAAAAGACAAAACTGAGCGTGAATGTGAACAAGGTGGCATTGCTCAGAAACTCTCGACATCTGGGGATTCCCTCCGTGTTAAGGGCAGCTTCGCTCTGTATTGCTGCTGGAGCCGAAGGGATTACTGTGCATCCCAGGCCAGATGAAAGGCATATTCGCCGCAGCGATGTTCGTGAGCTTTCGGCCTTAATTCGACAGCACCACCCGCACATCGAATTGAATATTGAGGGGAATCCTCTGGCGGACGGTTTTCTCGATCTGGTGTTCGAAGTGGTGCCGGATCAATGCACGATGGTGCCGGATTCGCCTGAGCAATCGACGAGTGATCATGGTTGGAATGTGCTCGCTGACCGTGAAAAGCTGGTCCCTGTGTTGGAAAAGCTCAGAGCAGCCGGGATTCGTTCGAGTCTGTTTCTGGATCCGGATGTGACTCAAGTTGCCGCGGCCAAAGAGGTCGGGGCTGATCGCATCGAGTTATACACAGAGCCTTACGCTTCCAGTTACGGAAAAGAAAACGCTGGCGAGATTCTTGAGCAGTATGTGGCGACAGCGAAAATGGCCCTGGAACATGGATTAGGGGTGAATGCGGGGCACGACTTGAATCTGGAGAATCTTGGAAAGTTTCTCAGAGAGGTTCCTGCTGTGCTGGAAGTCTCGATCGGGCATGCCTTGATTGCGGATGCTCTCGAATTGGGTTACGCCACGACCGTGGCTGCGTATCGGAAGGTCATTCGCGAAGAATCGGTCAAAACTGCGGGTTGA
- the speE gene encoding polyamine aminopropyltransferase: MVWDWFMDASVWIAERLSPVDIYQHGVSQMLMHKQTAFQEMSIVISESYGKALVLDGKWQTCTGDEFIYHELIAHLPCVLHGAPRKVLIAGGADGGAAREVLKWKTVEEVVIADLDGEVIDACREMLPEIHQGSLNDARVKIQVADAFDLIEASSSEYDVIIADLTDPIEEGPAYPLFTREFFEACRAALTPDGVLINQAGSMAPPWVRLLARVTKTMESAFGYAVAAAAPVPTYGSLWGLTIARTKPIETGMAPSKIDELVQEHVQGSLRMFDGSAFVAALQTPRYVRQAIDHEQTVYTLENPPALSAEGDRRE, encoded by the coding sequence ATGGTTTGGGATTGGTTTATGGATGCGAGTGTCTGGATTGCCGAACGTTTGTCTCCGGTTGATATTTATCAGCATGGAGTCTCACAAATGCTGATGCATAAGCAGACGGCCTTCCAGGAAATGTCGATCGTCATCAGTGAGAGTTACGGCAAAGCTCTGGTACTGGATGGGAAGTGGCAGACCTGCACGGGAGATGAGTTCATTTATCATGAACTGATTGCGCATCTCCCGTGTGTTCTGCATGGAGCACCCAGAAAAGTGCTGATTGCCGGTGGAGCTGATGGAGGTGCTGCGCGGGAAGTTCTCAAGTGGAAGACAGTCGAAGAGGTGGTCATTGCCGATCTGGATGGCGAGGTGATTGATGCCTGCCGGGAGATGTTGCCAGAGATTCATCAGGGATCGCTGAATGATGCCCGTGTGAAGATTCAGGTCGCCGATGCCTTTGATCTGATTGAAGCGAGTTCGAGTGAGTATGATGTCATCATTGCGGACTTGACCGATCCCATCGAAGAAGGCCCGGCTTATCCGCTATTCACCCGCGAGTTTTTTGAGGCATGCCGGGCAGCACTCACACCCGATGGGGTGTTGATCAATCAGGCGGGTTCGATGGCTCCTCCGTGGGTCAGATTGCTGGCGAGAGTCACTAAAACGATGGAATCGGCTTTTGGGTATGCGGTGGCTGCAGCTGCTCCGGTGCCAACTTATGGGTCTTTGTGGGGATTGACGATCGCCCGAACAAAGCCGATTGAAACAGGCATGGCACCTTCAAAAATCGATGAACTCGTGCAGGAGCATGTGCAAGGTTCGTTGCGGATGTTCGATGGATCGGCTTTTGTGGCGGCATTGCAGACACCGCGGTATGTCCGGCAGGCCATCGATCATGAACAGACGGTTTATACGCTGGAAAATCCTCCCGCATTGAGTGCCGAGGGTGATCGTCGAGAATAA
- a CDS encoding ArnT family glycosyltransferase: protein MNRAEWKQLLLVLLVGGVIRLGLALGVEWVLSGQPDRFFLVPGDAEGYWDLAGDLLTGADYEVYGRYVLRMPGFPAILAVARWLGHDQRLVVRLVLIAVSLAGIGGVYQLGRVLYSHAVGILAATYVAISPLLAGFGVLILSEGAFATALVWALVAMACWLKAMELPGWSRAIIVWAMISGLFSTAAILMRPTWFACAGLIPAAAVVCAIISAREHRLQLLLKSGLSAVVMGGTILLLLLPWALRNQAVSGKFTFTTLWVGASLYDGLHAGATGDSDMTFFETDGVANRLQEREVDEEYRRRAWAFVAQHPSRTFELAIIKQIRYWNLVPNYPEFRHWWILIPVGLSTTWLYAGIFFELIRTSRHWRALLFCGMPVLVFAGIHLLFVGSMRYRLPAELPMAVLAASGWIAVSGKYFSNKLDAQPDGALLAKNGQEETPC, encoded by the coding sequence TTGAATCGGGCGGAATGGAAGCAACTGCTGCTGGTGCTGCTGGTCGGCGGAGTGATCCGTCTTGGTCTGGCTCTGGGTGTCGAATGGGTGTTAAGCGGCCAGCCGGATCGCTTTTTTCTGGTGCCTGGGGATGCCGAGGGATATTGGGATCTGGCTGGTGATCTGCTGACGGGTGCAGACTACGAAGTTTATGGGCGGTATGTGCTGCGGATGCCGGGTTTTCCCGCGATTTTGGCTGTGGCCAGATGGCTGGGGCATGATCAGCGTCTCGTGGTACGGCTGGTGCTGATTGCCGTGTCACTGGCTGGTATTGGCGGCGTTTATCAACTGGGACGCGTGCTCTACAGCCACGCGGTAGGAATCTTGGCAGCCACGTATGTGGCGATATCACCCCTTCTGGCGGGATTTGGCGTACTGATTCTCAGTGAAGGGGCATTTGCCACGGCTTTAGTGTGGGCTCTCGTCGCCATGGCCTGTTGGTTGAAAGCCATGGAGCTTCCCGGCTGGAGTAGGGCAATCATTGTTTGGGCCATGATCTCGGGGCTTTTCTCGACGGCAGCAATCCTGATGCGGCCGACATGGTTTGCCTGTGCCGGTTTGATCCCCGCCGCTGCTGTGGTCTGTGCGATCATTTCCGCTCGTGAACATCGCCTGCAATTGCTGCTGAAAAGTGGACTATCAGCAGTCGTGATGGGCGGGACGATTCTGCTCCTGCTTTTACCCTGGGCCCTGCGAAATCAAGCAGTTTCGGGAAAGTTCACCTTCACCACACTCTGGGTGGGTGCAAGTCTTTATGATGGCTTGCATGCAGGTGCGACTGGTGACAGTGACATGACATTCTTCGAGACCGATGGAGTGGCCAACCGTCTTCAAGAACGCGAAGTCGACGAAGAGTATCGTCGTCGGGCATGGGCATTTGTGGCTCAGCATCCCTCGCGAACGTTTGAACTCGCGATCATCAAGCAGATTCGCTATTGGAATCTCGTGCCGAATTACCCGGAATTTCGGCATTGGTGGATCCTGATTCCTGTGGGTCTCTCGACGACCTGGCTGTATGCCGGGATCTTTTTTGAGCTGATCCGAACTTCGAGGCATTGGCGAGCACTCTTGTTTTGTGGCATGCCAGTGCTTGTCTTTGCCGGGATTCATCTCCTGTTTGTGGGCTCGATGCGTTACCGCCTGCCTGCCGAACTTCCCATGGCAGTTCTGGCTGCCAGTGGGTGGATCGCTGTATCAGGAAAATATTTTAGTAACAAACTAGACGCTCAACCGGATGGTGCTTTATTAGCGAAGAACGGGCAGGAGGAAACTCCATGCTGA